Sequence from the Coturnix japonica isolate 7356 chromosome 19, Coturnix japonica 2.1, whole genome shotgun sequence genome:
GAGCTGCCTTTGCATAACCTGGCAGCAGTGAAATTGCAGGGCACTGAAAACCAACAGCTCAGAGTGAAACTTCCTCAAGCACCATCAGTTTGTCCTGAAGATTCCAAAGGGCCTCCAGGATCCAGGTCACTGGAGGCACCTTTTGAGCACAGCGTCTCAGAGGGGAAACAAGACTCAGGTGAACCCAGCTGTCATGTTCCCATTGGCCTATTGCTCTTTTAAGACATGCAGTCACATAGAAACATGGAGAGCAGTAGGTGTCTAGCAGAGACTTTCTGATGCTCAGCAGCCCTCTCTGCTTCATGGGCAGTTTCTAATCCTGCTCTTGCAACCAGTGCTGGAAGCTCCTAATGATGGCACCCACTGCTTTGGAACTGCTGCCCAAATGTCGTGCTGAGCCAACTGCTGCTGATGACACGTGCTTCACACAGGGGAGCTCAAGACTGAGTCTACTGTTGTGTTTGCTCTACTGTGATGGGATTGTCACATCACACAGACCCAAAACTTGGAGAGCTGCTGTCTGTTCTGTTCCAGGCCATGGCCACCAAGTTGGCCCATACACAGACACAaaccatttttactttttaatcacAATACAGCGTGTGGACACCTTACACGTGGGTCATGGCAACCCCTGCCACCAGTACAAGCTGTGGGGTGTCAGGATGAACAACAGCTCTGccaaaaaggacctgggggtagTGATGGGTGGCAGCTGGgcacgagccagcagtgtgccctcacagcccagaaagccaacgGTCCCCTGTAAGAAAGGGGACAGAGTCTTTAGCAGGGgctgttgtgacaggacaagaggggagatttagattggaaacaaggagaaagatTTGTGCagtaagggcagtgaggcagtggcacaggttgcccagacatacagtgggtgccccatccctgcagacagccaaggtcaggctggaggggctctgagcactgatggagctgtgggtgttgGACCAGATGGGCTTCAAGAGTCCCTTTCAAATCAAATGATTCCGTGCTTTTGCCTGTCCCTGTCAGGTTTGCAgtcctttgtgttttctgcttccagGCCTTTCTGTGGTTGTGAGGTCACTCATGGGAGCCCCCATTCGTCATTCCCGATATCCTCTGATAGACACTCATCATGGAGTCACGGACCTGCTCTGTGAGCTTGGGGACATCATCTGAGCTCAGGCCAACGGTCTCCACTGCTGGTAAGATCTGGATGGTGCTCGTCCCTGGAAGTGCGAGACAGGAGGGTCAGGGAGGGGGAGTGATGTAAGACAGCAAGAGAAGATGCCCTCCCAAAAGAGGAGGGCAAAAACCCATACAATACATTAAACAGCTGGAAGCCCTGCTCGTGCTGCCATCAAACTGCCAGCAGGGGAATGCTTCCAGGACTGAACAGCTCTTGCACGGCCAGCAGGGGACAGAATAAACCCAGTGGGAAAAAGCTGAGTAGAAACAGATAATGGAGCGTTTAACTCTCTAAGAGGTGTCTGCTTTCAAGGGAATAACTACAGAGGTACAAATGACGACAGGGATGAGAATTTCAGCTGCAAGTCCTGCTCCTAGGAAAGAGTGTGTGCTGACATAGGGAAGGGGCAGAAGCCCATTTTGGGTTGGCATCAGGGAAGAAAAGGGTGGAACAGGTGATCCTCACCTGATGTGAATCTCTTCTCCTTCTGGCTGTAGAAGCTGTTGTAGGAAGAGATCACTACAGGAATAATGGGGACCTGTGGGGAAACAGTCTACAGTGAGTGAATCTGCAAATTGCCCTGTACCACCTGCAGGCTTCTGGATGGGTGCTCAGTCCAAAGGGAAGTGAGGGACCAGGCTGCTGGTGGCCAAACTGCATCCCAAGGGGCAGGAGGAAGGCGGCTCAGCTCTCACCTGGGCTCTCACGGCCAGCTGGAAGGCCCCACGTTTGAAGGGCAGCATGGAGCCACTGTGATTGCGAGTTCCTTCAGGGTAGACCAAGACATGGAACTGCAGGAGGGAAAAGACATTGAGATGGAGCCATCTCCAGGTGCTATTCTAAATCACTGCACAGacagagaattacagaatattaaggttggaaaaggcccctgtgatcatccagtccaacgGTCCATCCACCACCTGCCCACTAGACCACAAATTTCAGAACCACATTTtgcagcacctcctgctccaAGTGGGGAAGGCAGGAAGTCCCACTCACGTTGTCTTTGCGCATGGTGTGTGCCACCTCCGTCAGGATGGCGATGGACTCTTCCCTCTTCTTGCGGTCGATGAAAATGACGCCTGAAAGCCAACATGCGATGCCAAAAGAGCCCATGTacagtatttccttctttccaatGGGCACGCAGCGATTCGGCAATATCTGCATCATCACTGCAAGAGAAGGACAAGGACAGGAAAAGTTTTCATCTACATGGAGGTTCCCTCCAGCTTTTTGCTTTGGGGAACCTCAcgcctgcagctcccacccaaCCACAAGATGTTGGAAAAGGGATCTGGGTTATCTGCAGGCCAACCTCCCACCCAGAGCCTTTGCCAACACTGAATAACCATGACACCACTGTGCCCTGCTGATGTTCTCATCCCAGTTCTATTGGGAAGGACCAGTGAGGTTTCCttagcactgctgtgctcttctgCCTCAGAGCACACCCTGGGCCTGGGGCCAAGTGGGAAGGACTTCACAGCAACCTGCACTGTAGGGATTTCATAACTATGCAGCAAGGAGGAGAAGGCAGGATCAGGTTCCCCATGTACCCATAATGTCCAGGGAGTTCTGGTGATTCAACACGAGGACACAAGGCTTCTTAGTCTTGAGGTTCTCCTTGCCCTTCACCACTATCTTGACACCAAGGATGTGTTTGACTGGAAGAATCGCCATGCGCAGAATCCTGCAAACAGGGAACAGTCCTGAGCTAGAGAAAAACTAAAACTGAGCCAAGGAACCAAACACCAATTGTCCAGAACAGCACAGACCTGCTGAGGAGCAGATTGTTTGTCCATAGACCCAGATCTGACTTGTCTGTCTGGGAGAAAAGCAGCTAGGGTGGCTCTTTAGCTGCcactggagaaaacaaagacagctgCCAGGTTTCCCTTGGGATAGCTCAGACCAATGGCCTGGCAACTCCAAATACCACAGTTGTGTGGATCAGCTGAATATCAACCCATATGTATTTGAATTTAATGCCCACATTCATAGTGCAGTGTTTGTACTCTACTGCACTGTCCAActtgctgagctgtgtgtaTGGGCTGCAGTAAACCTGCCATGGACCTGCCACCCCTGTTGCCCAAATAGTGGGAAGAGATGAATTTGCCACTTGAGGACAGGCAGacattggaaaaacaaagagaaaatcaggCACAAATGTCAAGAATATGTCTTAAAGTAAAAAGCTGAGGCTCAGCAAGGAGAGAGCTGGGATCCTTCTGGAGGAGTGAATCCTGCCTTGTAGTGCTCAGGAGGCCACAAAGCCCTGGGCTGTTGTGTAGCAGAGGTGACCCCAGCTCCCACCTACAACCCACTGCCCCAAAACCTGCATTAACATGCACTGCTGCTAATGGCATCCCAGCAAACAACCAACACCCACCACAGCGCAGCTGCCACCACCCTCCCAAGCAGAGCACAAGTCGACTCCATCAATGCCCAGAGCACAAACTTACTTCATGTTTTCACAGTTGCGGCCACGAGGAAGAGCAACGATGATAACCAGAAAGCTGATGGTGAAGATCCACACCTGATAGAAGGTCATCTTGCAGAAGTATCTGAATGCAGGATACATCCAGCAAAGGATTAGAactgcaaggagcagaaaagTGAATGGGTAGTGAAGAAGCAATAGCTCCATCCTCCAGCCCAGAGTCAACCAGAGGAGTGTTGCAGAGCGCAGTAAGTGAGTAACTGGTGCTCAGTGTTGTGGAGCAGAGTTCAGATTCTTCTGATCATTACATGTAGGCGGTGCAGTGGTGGAATGAGGTTCGGGAGAGATGCTTCTGCAAGGCTGCAGCGCCCAGTGAAAATAAGCACGGAAAGCTGGTTTAGcaagggagctgcagagctgctgtgtgtgggagctgctggcaaGCAGAGGCAAACATGCAATAGCAAGGCTCTGTAAATGGAGGGTGTGTACGTGGCTGTGGGCAGGATGAACACCGTGTGCTTGGGGACACAGCCCTCCTctaggctggatattaggaaaaacataCCTGGGAGAATGGTGCTGCCgtggcacagctgccctgggaggtggtggggtcaccgtccatggaggtgttcagagccctggggatgtggcactgggggacgtgggcagtattggtggcAGGTgaacagctggactggatgatcatagagatctcttccaacctcagcaaTTCTGTGATGTTATGATTCTATGGGGCAGGAACCTTCAGCCAAAAGCAGGCCTCTGTGTCAAGCTCTGCATGAGAGCTGAGAGCAAAACCTGACCACACATCTGCATCACATGCAAAGCCTCCGTCTCGACTCCAAGCCCATGAATCCAGAGCTCCTCATCAatggcacagcagctccaggcacttGCATCAGCCTAATAACGCTGTTAGGCAACAGCACCCTCCATCCAGTTGTATCAACAACCTGTTTCTCAAGACCATCTTGCAATGCCATTGCACTGGTTTTTCATGTTGCAGAGCCCCATGAGTGGCTCTGacatgcttttctctctctctttctctctctttcatgtatttttttcctgggacACTGTCTGGGGAGAGAAAATTGAGTGACATTTTCACATCATGCAGTGAAATTTTCTGAGCAGAGTTTCAGCCAAGCACGGGCTGGAGACGTTTCCCAGTGTTCAGTCCCACGAGAGCCTGATTTTCACTGTTTCCCTTTGGAAGCTCTGCTGCCACAGCCAGCTTACCTGGGAGGCCATGATCTCTGCCACGCTACATGTTAAGAGCAGCTAAATGAAGCCCAATGCCTTcatgctgctcagagaggtgatTCCGGAGCTCATCCACCATCTTGTGATCCTGTGCCATCAGGATCTTCTTCATGGAGCCGAGCGGGGCAGCAGCACATGGAGCATTTCCTCAGCGACAGGAAAGAGccaaacaaacactgaaacGGAGCCGTGAGTCTGGAGATCCATCTCCAGCTGATTTCTGCCTATTAGTTTGTACGGCTCGTTCGGGAACGTGGtctgaaaggcagaaagcactgaaatatctCCCAGGTCGGAtattaggaaatgttttcctccAAAAGCTGCTCTGCGctgtaattaaaacattcaAACATCCTGGAGCCAACTCTGTGAGCAGTAGAACTGAATACGGCATCCTATACACGGATCGTTCAGGGCCGTGGTGATCTCAGAGCTGTTTTCCAACTTCGGTGATTCTCTGCTACTGTGAATGCATTTAAACCAACAAAGTGGTCAGATCTGATACAAATTACATGCCGAGCTTGTGCAGAGGGGAACGAGCTTGTAGCAGCAAGGcgtcttcttcctttcctctccttcctttttacCTCCCCCATGGATCGCAAGCACTTACAGTTACCAGGCGGTAACGATTCTTCCCCTATGGAAGCAGCATCCAGGACGCATCAGCTCCGCCCCACTCCGCTCCTGCGGGTCAGCTCTGCCCCCTGCTGGGCTGCGGGAGCTCCGCGGGATGGAGCCGCCCCGAGGGGTTTGAAGGACCCTCAAGGTACCACGGACTGAAGTGCTCCCCCAGCACAAACCAGCACAACACAGGAAGCAGCAACGAAGCACGAGCTTTTTTAAGGAAAGCGTGTTTTTGTGAAAATAGactttattataataaaatctgatattaaataaaaacatacctCATCACCAACATGTGGACACTGTGCTGGCATCACTCACATACCTCACATCACCGTCCTTCTCAAAACAAGAACCCACTGAtacatgcaaagaaagaaacacaggaaaggATAGAAACCATGTAGTACAAAACTCCGTGGCTTAGAAAGGGACGAGGCTGAACTGAAGGAACGCGTCATCTCgaatgaaaacagctgcaaactctccatccccagctctgctctccaaaCGCTCCAACAAGAGAGGAGCAGCCACTGAAACAGCCAAAGGAAACGGTGAGAGAGGCGGACAAggacaaataaatacataaataaagagtcagataaataaataaataaggcgGAGTCCCCAGGCAGCGCGTGGTGAAGGTGAGCCAGCCAAGAGCAGCTTACGGCAGCCCACGATGGAGGAGAAGCATCGACCCCCTCCTGGGCATCGCTCCTTCCTCCATGGGAATCCTCGTGCTGGAAGATGACTGAGGCAGTGTGGGACGCTCCGAGGCACAGCCGTATTTACAGGTTACAGTACCGATAACTCACTTTTCAGCCCAGAGACAGCACAGGGGATTCGTGGGAAAAGTGCCAATTTTCTTTGCAGGAAGTGAAGGACTCGACACAGCCTCCTTTGGAGCAGAGAAATACTGGGGGTGCGCTACGAGGGAGCTCTTCCTAAGGGGCTTTGCTGGGAAAAGCCATTTAGCTAACTTACAGCCAGGATATATTTCTCAGGTTAAAATATGTACAGGGAACCGagggctgctggagcaggacaGCACTGCGGGGGCAGCTGCATCCTCCAGCCGAGGCCTCGCACACCCCAGTGCCACCACGCGGGGTGGGCACCACGGCCGAGCTCTCAGTGGAGTGTGCAGCCCCCAGACCCACTGAGGAGTTTCCTCTATCCAATGTACGCCTTCCTCCTACACAAGCACTGCAGTCAGCTTATTGCCAGGGCTTCTCCTCAATGTTCAGCGCCTGCATGGACTGCGCAGGCAGGCCACACGTTAGTCTTTCTTATTGGACCCAAGttttctgaagagctgttttcctttgatgAAGAAGcctctcttctttttgctctgaCCAGGTAAGTCACTGCATTTGATAACAGCCAGCGATgcctgctctgggtgctgctcacCCACGACAAGACAGGAAGGAAGTGCAGGAGGAGTTGGTGAGAAGTCACTGTGATCAACAGATCCATCTGGATTTAACTGggtgagaaaagagaaaacaaaggaaaaggcagaagttAGAGCTGAAGAAGGATATTATCCCAACACAAACCTCAGCCAGAGAACTCTGCCTTCTCCCACCGCTCTGTCCCTCACCCTGCAAGGCTCGGCCTCTCTGTGGTTGCTCATTCAGACAGGAAGCTTCTGGTAGAGCTGAAGTGTTTTCTACTTCTCACCCAGACTCTGCCTGACCTCAGATACCCCAAAATTCCTTAACTTCAAGCTACAGACAGTAGAGCAGGAAAGCCCCACTGGGGACACGAGGGCAGATGCTGCTtcacagctgaagaaactgaagttaaaCACCTACTGAGTGCAAGGATGGAAAGTGTAAAGTGTCTGTTGGGCAGACAGGGCAGGATGgtgggctcccagcacagctggggcagaTCCGAAGAGGCTCAACCAATAGTGCACCATTTCTCCTGTTGCCCTGGGCATGAAAGGCTGCATGCCAATGAGAGGCAGGAGCCAGGCCAAGTCACAAACagcataattattttcagaaagggCAGCTCATTATCAACGCCATCATCAAATATCAAATAGTTAAAGGGAAATGACTGCAGCTCCCTAACTGAGCAGGGAAAGGACGGCCATCAGAGGGCTTCAGGCTGGTGACAGAGCACCAGAGAAGCTTGTCAATCTACAAGCAAGAGTAGGAACAAATTGCAAGTGCAGAACTCTCTAATAGAGCGAgtgggaaatggaaaagatctTCTCAAACAAACTTACATGGTTGCTCTCTATGTACCATTCATATCTATCACTGGactcttctcttcctcattctctgaagaaaagaaCCGCCATGGGTGCATAATACaggcagaaataaatacatgaaatcaATTATCATTGAACACTTTCTGAAGATGCTTCACAATCAGTCTTTGACAGAAACTGCATATCAGCAATGCAAAAAGATCCATTCAACAGCCATGGCAGTACAGCAGACcactcctggctgctgcccatTGATGTTCCAGTGCCCTGACTTGCGATCATAACTTCTTGGATACTCCTCTTTGCACTGCATTTCTTACTGCTCAGTCTAGCCAGATTTATGTCAGTTTGAAGGTTAAATTGCTTCACTGTTATCAGTTGCCAGCATTTCAAGATTTGCTCAGAAATAGTTCTAATAATTCACCTTCCCCAGTTCAACTTTCAGACTGTCTTTACTCTCAAGCCTTTGTCGTATcagaacagagaaagcaaatgggaagaGATCTGGTGAAAATTTTAAATCCAAGAAGTTACATGCCATTTAAAAACCACTCCTGGTCATGCTGGAGAAGCTTCTGTTAAGACTTGCAGTAGCTTTAACACAGTCCAGAGCTCTGACAGGATACACGGTGAGGATACGTGCTCATTGATGAGTTAGCTCTCAAGATGAATGAAGCTGCCAGATTTGATGGGAGACTTGTTATGCTGTGTTTAATATTCCAACAGTGCTTCCTTTGCACACCCTCTGCCCATTCACCCCAACCCAAAGATGCTTCCATCCATTTTCTCACCAAGATTTTTGGGACCCAGGCTGGGGCTGGAATAACAGTCCTCTGATAACTGAACAGGCCTTGGCCAACCGTGAGGATGTGAGATATGGAATGAGCTGTATTGCCAATTCAAAGCCTCAGGCCATGAATTCATTTGTCAGATCTGCTTGAGAAACACTCCTGTGTGTTTTGAACCTGTCTGAGAGCACCTTGGACAGGATTAAGATTCATCTAACTTGGGAGAGGTGGAAAAACATCAGTGCTTAGTTGTCAATAACCCCAGAAATCCTTTGAATGGATATGAACGTATCTGAGGAATATTGTGCCTGGGAAGCCAcctgaactgttttgtttgcagtggGATTTCACCACTGACCCTTGTGTGCATCTGAAGAACTTGCTGGTGGCACCTGCCATGTTCTTTGCTCACCCAACCACACCGAGCACGAGGGTTCAATGAACATTGctgttttgtacatttttttcatACTAAGGTTAAATCTGTCAGAGCTCCTGGTGCTCCCCAATAAACTTCTGAGCTCCCATGGGATGAACTGAGCTGCATGCAATAACCGGTATGACTCCATGAGGTGCCGCATGCTGTGCAGTGCCCAGTCTCCAGCTACGTCACAATTTGGATGTGTACTACGTAGTCACACAATCTTACCTGGCtctcagtgctcagtgcttttGATTGAAGCTCCTCGACCACGTCTCCATCTGAGGTTACAGCTTCCAAAAAGTTAGATGGGACAAGCCCTCTCTGCTGGTTCAGCTCTCCCTGCAAGACCAAGACTCAGTTCCCACATCAGACTTCCTGGCTGAGGCAGAAATAAATAGAGGAGCAGACTCGAGCAGAGAAGGCCTGAGAGCAGCCCAGGAACACACTCATGTTGGAAGCACCCTCAGGAAATTTCACAACTCACATTCTCGCTTAGTTGTGGAACAATTCGGAATGTAAAAATGCAGAgattacaggaagaaaagatgacaGCACCATGACAAACCTATTCCAGGAACATGGACACATCAAAGTTGTAAACTATGAAGCCTATTTGCACTCTACAAGCTCAAAAAATTCCTGGAAGCGACTGGAACATGGTTGTGACAAAGGTTACCTAAAGGCTTTTCATTTACTCtggtttttttgtatgtatttacatatttcCAAAGAATAAAGACTGCTGGTCCAACATCCTTGTCTCTGTGTTCACTGACATCTAGAGCTACAAACCAGGCTCGAATGTCCTACTAAAGAATTGTCTCCAGCTCATCAGCAGGCAGTTGGGTGAGACAAAACAGCCCCTGCAATGTTGTTTGGTCATCACCACAAAGGAACTCAAACAGAACATCCACAAGAGTCTCTTCTGAATTTACCCTGACAAGAACTTTATCCTTTATGTGTGAATACAGAGTTTTCTGTGCAGGAAAAGGTGAGCTAAAGAACATGCCTATCACACAGCTCACTGGCAGGCAGAGTCCCAGCTATCCACAGTAGATTAAACAGATATCAGTGTTTGTTGAAGTCAGAGTGCAGTAGGACAGAGGTCATTTTTATCCTTGTGTTACCATTTCAGCCTCCTGCCCTAGACAAGACCATGTGTCAAAGTCCCTGGTGGCAAATCAGCTTGTAGCAGATGCTGATGCAGCCACTGACGTCCACTGCAGAAAGATGTATTCTAGGCTTTGGGAAACCTACAGTCAAGTTACACCAAGAAAGAAACTCAGAACCATTTGGATATTAGATTTAGAGGAGCATGAGCTGCAAGAGACAACCTGCCTGAACTAAGCAGGGATGCGTTCATTTGTTCATTGTTCCACAATATACCTTGTCCACTAATTCCTGCTCTCCTGTCACTAGTTGGATTCCAGGGATTTCAGATGGAGCCAAAGGACCTTCCCAGTCCCAGTACTTACATAGTAGAATCCATCATCATCCATGGATCCGAACACAGTGATAATGTCCCCTGCACTGAAAGTCAGTTCAGCCTGCAACGAGTGAAAGAGAACAATGGTCACAAGAGGAGCATTGCCAGAATTTCTCACCAGAAACACAGGGCCTCCCTGGACTGCTTGTGCAACCACACCACAAGAGAACAGAACATTACTGCACAGGAGATGTGATCTGTTGTCGAGTACACAGTCCTTGGAGCACAAGACCAAGGGGAAAGATACAAGTAGTCTCATCTAAAGGAAGAAATCTCCCCAGTGACAGTGAAACAGactgagcagctgctggttACCTCTGCATCTGCATTTGGAGAACTCTCCTTAGGGTTATAGTCGAAAACAGCCACCATACTGCGAGGAGTCAGCAGTTCAGCTTCAAAGTCCTGACGCTTCTGTCCTGTAGGACAAAAATATAACAAGATTTACTGAGTTGTAAGTTAAAGATAAATTGTTCTGTTCTTCATCTTATGGACTTATGCCCTGCTCCAGGTAAACCCTGGGTGGCTTAGTAATGTGTTTGCAGGCTTGACATCAATAAATCACTGTACAACTCAGCAGGGTTAGAATCCCCTCAAAAGACACTGGATTTTAGGGACTGCAGCATCAGAAGAGTAAGCAAAACCATGTGTGCCCTTGACCTCCTAACACTCCCTGGTTAGTCACTTCACTCACTACTAAAGAACTAAAGCTCTTCCTTCCTGAGAACGCCTGCTTTCTGACAGTGCTCTGAAGGATAAAAAAGGGTCTTGGATTCACCCTTGACCACAAAACTTGCATCTCTTCATATGATCCTATGTTGCCAATACAGCATTCCTCTTCTCACAGTAGTAAAGAGCAGTTCTCACCTGGATGAGTCTTGTACTTCTCCTGTTTATCTAGTTctgctggggaggaaaaaaaaagcatccaatCAATGGGTGTCCTTCTTTCAACAGTGTCCACACCACACAACTgacagacaacaacaaaaagaacaaagatcACAGCAGCAAACTGTTCATGCAACTCAAAGTCTAAGCCAGTAACTCAGGGACGTAATACGACGCAGAGGTCAAGCTCCAAAACTATAAAAGACATCACTGTTGTTAAAAACTTAACACCAGCAGGGATGGGCTCTCTTTCCACTTCCTAGCAGTCGTACAGAGACAAACATCTGAGGGTCCTGTAAGCAAGCAGTACAAATTCAATGCAGTCTGTAATCCTATTGCAAAAAACCAAAGAGGAAGCAGTGGGTGACACAGACCTTTCTTGGAGCGTCTGGGTTTTGGAGGAGGGACGGTTTGGCGGCGTGGAGGTGGAGAAAATGTGCCATTTCCTtaataaaaatccaaaaaagcaaatagaCAAGAGAAACAGACAGTGAATGGAAAGTGAAAAGCATCTTGAAGAGCGAACAGGCAACAGAGTGGCACGACATGCTTCCCCTGGGAAGCAGACACCATGATTTCTGTGCACAGAGCCCCAGTCTCCATTTACCATATGTGGACTCAGATGAAGCATGATCCACATCCTAAGTACACACAGAAATCCACACTGCGTTTTTGCCCATTACTAATAGCACAGTACACAGCAGACAAACGTCATtgctttgctgcattttatctttcagaagGAGCATCAGAAGGATAAAACAAAGCCTTTGTACCATCAATACCTAGAAAAAGCTGAGTGAGGTGCATC
This genomic interval carries:
- the LOC107322622 gene encoding 1-acyl-sn-glycerol-3-phosphate acyltransferase alpha-like isoform X2; this encodes MYPAFRYFCKMTFYQVWIFTISFLVIIVALPRGRNCENMKILRMAILPVKHILGVKIVVKGKENLKTKKPCVLVLNHQNSLDIMVMMQILPNRCVPIGKKEILYMGSFGIACWLSGVIFIDRKKREESIAILTEVAHTMRKDNFHVLVYPEGTRNHSGSMLPFKRGAFQLAVRAQVPIIPVVISSYNSFYSQKEKRFTSGTSTIQILPAVETVGLSSDDVPKLTEQVRDSMMSVYQRISGMTNGGSHE
- the LOC107322622 gene encoding 1-acyl-sn-glycerol-3-phosphate acyltransferase alpha-like isoform X3, whose product is MTFYQVWIFTISFLVIIVALPRGRNCENMKILRMAILPVKHILGVKIVVKGKENLKTKKPCVLVLNHQNSLDIMVMMQILPNRCVPIGKKEILYMGSFGIACWLSGVIFIDRKKREESIAILTEVAHTMRKDNFHVLVYPEGTRNHSGSMLPFKRGAFQLAVRAQVPIIPVVISSYNSFYSQKEKRFTSGTSTIQILPAVETVGLSSDDVPKLTEQVRDSMMSVYQRISGMTNGGSHE
- the LOC107322622 gene encoding 1-acyl-sn-glycerol-3-phosphate acyltransferase alpha-like isoform X1, with product MELLLLHYPFTFLLLAVLILCWMYPAFRYFCKMTFYQVWIFTISFLVIIVALPRGRNCENMKILRMAILPVKHILGVKIVVKGKENLKTKKPCVLVLNHQNSLDIMVMMQILPNRCVPIGKKEILYMGSFGIACWLSGVIFIDRKKREESIAILTEVAHTMRKDNFHVLVYPEGTRNHSGSMLPFKRGAFQLAVRAQVPIIPVVISSYNSFYSQKEKRFTSGTSTIQILPAVETVGLSSDDVPKLTEQVRDSMMSVYQRISGMTNGGSHE